In one window of Scyliorhinus canicula chromosome 17, sScyCan1.1, whole genome shotgun sequence DNA:
- the LOC119951844 gene encoding josephin-2-like, which produces MSEPPLGVGMSESSPPLYHERQRLELCALHALNNLLQQPLFTQQQLDGLSDQLAPNCLVNPHRSLLGTGNYDVNVLMAALLTQGLAAIWWDKRKWLSSLVLSRVHGFILNIPSNMTLGFVSLPIQRKHWVAVRQINGAYYNLDSKLKAPVPIGNEEELRKFLQDQIAQDPCELLLVVPREVEEDGSWLLAP; this is translated from the coding sequence ATGTCAGAGCCCCCCCTGGGTGTGGGGATGTCGGAGTCCTCCCCTCCGCTGTACCACGAGCGGCAGCGCCTGGAACTCTGCGCCCTCCACGCCCTTAACAACCTCCTGCAGCAGCCGCTCTTCACCCAGCAGCAGCTAGATGGGCTGAGCGACCAGCTGGCTCCCAACTGTCTGGTGAATCCACATCGCAGCTTGTTAGGAACCGGGAACTATGATGTCAACGTCCTCATGGCCGCCTTGCTAACTCAAGGTCTGGCTGCGATTTGGTGGGATAAACGCAAGTGGCTCAGCAGCTTGGTGCTGAGCCGGGTTCATGGCTTCATCCTCAACATTCCCTCCAACATGACGCTGGGCTTTGTCTCGCTCCCCATCCAGCGCAAGCACTGGGTGGCAGTCAGGCAAATCAACGGGGCCTACTACAACCTGGACTCCAAGCTAAAGGCCCCGGTTCCAATCGGGAATGAGGAGGAACTGAGGAAGTTCCTGCAGGACCAGATTGCCCAGGATCCCTGtgagttgctgctggtggtgccgagggaggtggaggaggacggAAGCTGGCTGCTCGCTCCCTGA